A section of the Saccharopolyspora gregorii genome encodes:
- a CDS encoding AraC family transcriptional regulator, which yields MPHRRDVDHNTGPSPAAAVPDPVVQDWDFPRSSISALLLTRFAGEHSVPADVVLAGTGLTEPELEDPDLSVDAHQELRIVRNLVRALPDVPDLGMRAGLQYHLTAYGILGFAFISSPTVQDGMAVALRYLELSFAFCIPRVRFAGDELHVELDAAAIPADVRNFLIARDLSAIHTIMVELLPAPIPVQRIELSLPEQPNTADLGEFFGVVPKFGQPHDVIVLDPAFLGRPLPQANEQTLAMCEAQCRDLLAGRRERTGFAKQVRDQMLGPDGVRLGMEDVARKLHTTARTLHRKLNAEGTSFQSVRDEVRAALAEGMLRDGALSVDDIAIRLGYAEAASFIHAFKRWTGTTPMSYARRRGADR from the coding sequence ATGCCGCATCGTCGCGACGTAGATCACAACACCGGCCCGTCCCCCGCGGCGGCCGTTCCCGACCCGGTCGTGCAGGACTGGGACTTCCCCCGGAGCTCGATCAGCGCCCTGCTGCTCACCAGGTTCGCCGGCGAGCACTCCGTGCCCGCGGACGTGGTGCTCGCCGGAACCGGGCTCACCGAACCGGAACTGGAGGATCCGGACCTGTCCGTCGACGCGCACCAGGAGCTGCGGATCGTGCGGAACCTGGTGCGCGCGCTGCCGGACGTGCCGGACCTCGGCATGCGCGCCGGGTTGCAGTACCACCTCACCGCCTACGGCATCCTCGGCTTCGCGTTCATCAGCAGCCCCACCGTGCAGGACGGCATGGCGGTGGCGCTGCGGTACCTGGAGCTGAGCTTCGCGTTCTGCATCCCGCGGGTCCGCTTCGCCGGTGACGAGCTGCACGTCGAGCTGGATGCGGCGGCGATCCCGGCGGACGTGCGGAACTTCCTCATCGCGCGCGACCTGTCCGCGATCCACACCATCATGGTGGAGCTGCTGCCCGCCCCGATCCCGGTGCAGCGCATCGAGTTGAGCCTGCCGGAGCAGCCGAACACCGCGGATCTGGGCGAATTCTTCGGCGTGGTGCCGAAGTTCGGCCAGCCGCACGACGTGATCGTGCTCGACCCGGCGTTCCTGGGACGCCCGCTGCCGCAGGCCAACGAGCAGACCCTGGCGATGTGCGAGGCGCAGTGCCGCGACCTGCTCGCGGGCCGCCGGGAGCGCACCGGGTTCGCCAAGCAGGTGCGGGACCAGATGCTCGGCCCCGACGGGGTGCGGCTGGGCATGGAGGACGTGGCGCGCAAGCTGCACACCACCGCGCGCACCCTGCACCGCAAGCTCAACGCGGAGGGCACCAGCTTCCAGTCGGTGCGCGACGAGGTCCGCGCGGCGCTGGCCGAGGGGATGCTGCGCGACGGGGCGCTGTCGGTGGACGACATCGCGATCCGCCTCGGCTACGCGGAGGCGGCCAGCTTCATCCACGCCTTCAAGCGCTGGACCGGGACCACGCCGATGAGCTACGCGCGGCGGCGCGGCGCGGACCGGTGA
- a CDS encoding MCE family protein, producing the protein MSENSTNATVRRRLLGLALLLCAALFFSTTVATYQGVFRPSVDVVLIAASTGNQLGPDSEVKVRGMTVGRVSEVRPVDGGAELHLALEPEKARLLPSNVSARLLPRTLFGERYVSLDVPERASSVRLASGDVISQDRTRASVELETVLADTMPVLEAIHPDDLAVTLNSLSQALDGRGESIGDTISRLNEYVAGLNPSVPRLQENLRQLVGVAETYEQAAPDVLAALGDLSQTSRTLVDQQENLRGLTSQLTTTSNDATGFLEANGDDLIRLGESARPTADVLAKYSPEYPCLLRTLADTVPRVDDVFGVGTDEPGAHITLEVVAPRGEYVAGRDEPVYADKRGPRCYDYPDGTRPQYPPDGPIQDGSAPPAAGDPPATGSAGSGSHGLGLINSPQERDAVALALAPSMGVRASRMPQWGSLLVGPVLRGAEVDYT; encoded by the coding sequence ATGAGCGAAAACAGCACCAATGCGACGGTGCGGCGCAGGTTGCTGGGGCTGGCGCTGCTGCTGTGCGCCGCGTTGTTCTTCAGCACGACGGTGGCGACGTACCAGGGGGTCTTCCGCCCGAGCGTGGACGTGGTGCTGATCGCCGCGTCCACCGGCAACCAGCTGGGTCCTGATTCCGAGGTGAAGGTCCGCGGCATGACCGTGGGCCGGGTCTCCGAAGTGCGGCCCGTCGACGGCGGTGCGGAGTTGCACTTGGCGTTGGAGCCGGAGAAGGCGCGGTTGTTGCCGTCGAACGTGTCGGCGCGGTTGTTGCCGCGGACGTTGTTCGGGGAGCGGTACGTGTCGTTGGACGTGCCGGAGCGGGCGTCGTCGGTGCGGTTGGCTTCGGGTGATGTGATCTCGCAGGATCGGACGCGGGCGTCGGTGGAGTTGGAGACGGTGCTGGCGGACACGATGCCGGTGCTGGAGGCGATTCATCCGGATGATCTGGCGGTGACGTTGAATTCGTTGAGCCAGGCGTTGGACGGTCGTGGTGAGTCGATCGGGGACACGATCTCGCGGTTGAACGAGTACGTGGCGGGGTTGAACCCGTCGGTGCCGCGGTTGCAGGAGAACCTGCGGCAGTTGGTGGGGGTGGCGGAGACCTACGAGCAGGCGGCGCCGGATGTGCTGGCGGCGTTGGGTGATCTGTCGCAGACGTCGCGGACGTTGGTGGATCAGCAGGAGAATCTGCGCGGGCTGACCTCGCAGCTGACGACGACGTCGAACGACGCGACCGGGTTCCTCGAAGCCAACGGCGACGACCTGATCCGGCTCGGCGAGTCGGCGCGGCCCACCGCGGACGTGCTCGCGAAGTACTCGCCGGAGTACCCGTGCCTGCTGCGCACCCTCGCCGACACGGTCCCGCGGGTGGACGACGTCTTCGGCGTGGGCACCGACGAGCCGGGCGCGCACATCACCCTCGAAGTGGTGGCACCGCGCGGCGAATACGTGGCGGGCCGGGACGAGCCGGTCTACGCCGACAAGCGCGGCCCGCGCTGCTACGACTACCCGGACGGGACGCGGCCGCAGTACCCGCCGGACGGGCCGATCCAGGACGGTTCCGCCCCGCCTGCCGCGGGAGACCCGCCTGCCACCGGTTCGGCGGGTTCGGGGTCGCACGGCCTCGGGCTGATCAACTCGCCGCAGGAGCGGGACGCGGTGGCGCTGGCGCTGGCGCCCTCGATGGGCGTCCGGGCGAGCAGGATGCCGCAGTGGGGTTCGCTGCTGGTGGGCCCGGTCCTGCGCGGGGCGGAAGTCGACTACACCTGA
- a CDS encoding molybdopterin-dependent oxidoreductase, translating into MTWLGTTSHWGAYLARRRADGELEVAPHPADPAPSALLGNVPGTARHETRIARPAVRRGWLEHGPGPSSGRGREEFVEVGWDTALDLVAAELRRVRERHGDRAVFGGSYGWASAGRFHHAQSQLHRFLNATGGYTSSRGTYSFGTSAMLLPHLVGDADPLLRGADGWDVIRRRTDLVVAFGGLAPKNASVTPGGVTRHVGSAVLADWDGPELAVISPLASDVPPGRRTEWIRVRPATDVALMLGLAHTLLVEGLHDAEFLDRCTTGFDEFARYLRGGPGPERDADWASALCGMPAADIRALARRMAAGRTLVSVSWSLQRSEHGEQPVWAGLVLAAMLGGIGLPGGGFGHGYGSIGDVGDTGPLLPLPTLPQGTNPVPEFIPVARIADLLLHPGDEFDYDGGRYRYPDVRAVYWAGGNPFHHHQDLNRLRRAFARPDTVVVHEPHWTATARHADVVLPVTTTLEREDLGAGRRDTHLIAMRRVLEPFGEARDDHAVFAELAARLGVRAEFTAGRGTREWLVHLYERWRERLAADGHRVPPFAEFWDAGEIELPVPPRTTPLAEFRADPAGSPLPTPSGRIELCPASVAAAGLPGHPVWLEPSDGLADDRFPLRLIAHQPRNRLHGQGDVGAVSRAAKIEGREPVRLHPDDAAARGITTGVVVRVFNERGACLAGALISDEVSPGVAVLATGAWYDPVDDPAQPGGSWCVHGNPNVLTADRPTSPLSQGCSGQQARVQVERWTAEPPPLSCHRPPRLVPGPR; encoded by the coding sequence ATGACGTGGCTGGGCACGACTTCGCACTGGGGCGCCTACCTGGCGCGCCGCCGCGCGGACGGCGAGCTGGAAGTGGCGCCGCACCCCGCCGACCCGGCCCCGTCCGCGCTGCTCGGCAACGTCCCCGGCACCGCCCGGCACGAGACGCGGATCGCGCGGCCCGCGGTCCGGCGCGGCTGGCTGGAGCACGGGCCCGGCCCGTCGAGCGGGCGCGGCCGGGAGGAGTTCGTCGAGGTCGGCTGGGACACCGCGCTCGACCTGGTCGCCGCCGAACTCCGCCGCGTCCGCGAGCGGCACGGCGACCGGGCCGTGTTCGGCGGCTCCTACGGCTGGGCGAGCGCGGGCCGGTTCCACCACGCGCAGAGCCAGCTGCACCGGTTCCTCAACGCGACCGGCGGCTACACGTCCTCGCGGGGGACCTACAGCTTCGGCACCTCCGCGATGCTGCTGCCGCACCTGGTGGGGGACGCGGATCCGCTGCTGCGCGGCGCCGACGGGTGGGACGTGATCCGGCGGCGCACCGACCTGGTGGTGGCGTTCGGCGGGCTGGCGCCGAAGAACGCCTCCGTCACCCCAGGCGGGGTGACCCGGCACGTCGGCTCGGCGGTGCTCGCCGACTGGGACGGGCCCGAACTGGCCGTGATCTCGCCGCTGGCCAGCGACGTGCCGCCGGGCCGGCGCACCGAGTGGATCCGGGTGCGTCCGGCGACCGACGTGGCGCTGATGCTGGGGCTCGCGCACACGCTGCTCGTCGAGGGCCTGCACGACGCGGAGTTCCTGGACCGCTGCACCACCGGCTTCGACGAGTTCGCCCGCTACCTGCGCGGCGGCCCGGGGCCGGAACGCGACGCGGACTGGGCGAGCGCGCTGTGCGGGATGCCCGCCGCGGACATCCGCGCCCTCGCCCGCCGGATGGCGGCCGGGCGCACCCTGGTCTCGGTGAGCTGGTCGCTGCAGCGCAGCGAGCACGGCGAGCAGCCGGTGTGGGCGGGGCTGGTGCTGGCGGCGATGCTCGGCGGGATCGGCCTGCCCGGCGGCGGGTTCGGGCACGGCTACGGTTCCATCGGCGACGTCGGCGACACCGGTCCGCTGCTGCCGCTGCCCACGCTGCCGCAGGGCACCAACCCGGTGCCGGAGTTCATCCCGGTCGCCCGCATCGCAGACCTGCTGCTGCACCCCGGCGACGAGTTCGACTACGACGGCGGCCGGTACCGCTACCCGGACGTGCGGGCCGTGTACTGGGCCGGCGGCAACCCGTTCCACCACCACCAGGACCTCAACCGGCTGCGCCGCGCCTTCGCCCGGCCGGACACGGTGGTCGTGCACGAGCCGCACTGGACGGCCACCGCCCGGCACGCCGACGTGGTGCTGCCGGTGACCACGACCCTCGAACGGGAGGACCTCGGCGCGGGGCGGCGGGACACACACCTGATCGCGATGCGCCGGGTGCTGGAGCCGTTCGGGGAGGCGCGCGACGACCACGCGGTGTTCGCCGAGCTCGCCGCCCGCCTCGGCGTCCGCGCCGAGTTCACCGCCGGCCGCGGGACGCGGGAGTGGCTGGTGCACCTCTACGAGCGGTGGCGCGAGCGGCTGGCCGCGGACGGCCACCGGGTGCCGCCGTTCGCGGAGTTCTGGGACGCGGGGGAGATCGAACTGCCCGTTCCGCCGCGCACCACCCCGCTCGCCGAGTTCCGCGCCGACCCGGCAGGCAGCCCGCTGCCCACCCCGAGCGGGCGCATCGAGCTGTGTCCCGCGTCCGTCGCGGCGGCCGGGCTGCCCGGCCACCCGGTGTGGCTCGAACCGTCCGACGGTCTCGCCGACGACCGGTTCCCGCTGCGGCTGATCGCGCACCAGCCGCGGAACCGGCTGCACGGCCAGGGCGACGTCGGCGCGGTCAGCCGCGCCGCGAAGATCGAGGGGCGGGAACCGGTGCGGCTGCACCCGGACGACGCGGCGGCCCGCGGCATCACCACGGGCGTGGTGGTCCGGGTGTTCAACGAGCGCGGTGCCTGCCTCGCCGGGGCGCTGATCAGCGACGAGGTGTCGCCCGGGGTCGCGGTGCTCGCCACCGGCGCCTGGTACGACCCGGTGGACGATCCGGCGCAGCCCGGCGGATCGTGGTGCGTGCACGGCAACCCGAACGTGCTCACCGCGGACCGCCCGACCTCGCCGCTGTCGCAGGGCTGCTCCGGGCAGCAGGCCCGGGTGCAGGTCGAGCGCTGGACGGCCGAACCGCCGCCGCTGAGCTGCCACCGCCCGCCGCGGCTGGTGCCGGGACCTCGCTGA
- a CDS encoding AMP-dependent synthetase/ligase — MTATEVEAERAEIEAAIAGRTVPGLLADIARTSPDALAFATAEQSWTWSQVHGRALSIAAALRSLGVLPGDVVGLMASNRPEHILADLGAATLGATTTTLYATLAPEQIRHVVVDSGAKVAVVEGEDAWRRWLPVLGEPTELGVVITLGEVGDARPHGFGGRIMSWDELLELGESVDDGEFLPADPDAQEERGPDPSDIAVLIYTSGTTGPSKGVELSHRALLYEVEALVRAAGLPEQVVSLSYLPLAHIAERVLSVYLPLRCGGETHFCPEIKQLPQRLAQVRPTILFGVPQVWDRLRTGIENRLAEQDGVRGKLGGWALRAALTGAEPDSTAAEKLLARLAHRAVLHRIPVALGLDRCAVRAVGAAPLPPGLERFFAGLGMGLTGVYGLSETCGAAVMHHAGSPRRPGTVGTPMPGVELRLTREGEVLVRGPLCTSGYRNLPEEDRELFTMDGFLRTGDLGSLDPDGTLRITGRQKEIIITAGGKNISPVVVESLLVEHPLIEQALVHGDGRPYLVALLAPDVEALREWAVANELPGNAPRAELLGDPKLRAEIDAAVAVANTRLARIEQVRGWEFAPTEWTEDGGELTPTRKIRRSVVVKHNQEQLDALYQG; from the coding sequence ATGACCGCGACCGAGGTCGAAGCCGAACGAGCGGAGATCGAGGCGGCCATCGCCGGGCGCACGGTCCCCGGACTGCTCGCGGACATCGCGCGGACCAGCCCGGACGCGCTCGCGTTCGCCACCGCCGAGCAGAGCTGGACCTGGTCCCAGGTGCACGGGCGGGCGTTGAGCATCGCCGCCGCGCTGCGTTCCCTCGGCGTGCTGCCCGGTGATGTGGTGGGGCTGATGGCGAGCAACCGGCCGGAGCACATCCTGGCCGACCTGGGCGCGGCGACGCTCGGCGCGACCACCACCACGCTGTACGCGACGCTGGCGCCTGAGCAGATCCGGCACGTCGTGGTGGACTCCGGCGCGAAGGTCGCCGTCGTCGAAGGCGAGGACGCGTGGCGCCGCTGGCTGCCCGTGCTGGGGGAGCCGACCGAGCTCGGCGTGGTCATCACCCTCGGCGAGGTAGGCGACGCCCGGCCGCACGGATTCGGCGGCCGGATCATGAGCTGGGACGAGCTGCTGGAACTGGGGGAATCCGTCGACGACGGCGAATTCCTGCCCGCCGACCCGGACGCGCAGGAGGAGCGGGGGCCCGACCCGAGCGACATCGCGGTGCTGATCTACACCTCCGGCACCACCGGCCCGTCCAAGGGCGTGGAGCTCAGCCACCGCGCGCTGCTCTACGAGGTGGAGGCGCTGGTGCGGGCCGCCGGGCTGCCCGAGCAGGTGGTGAGCCTGTCGTACCTGCCGCTGGCGCACATCGCCGAACGGGTGCTGTCGGTGTACCTGCCGCTGCGCTGCGGCGGGGAGACGCACTTCTGCCCCGAGATCAAGCAGTTGCCGCAACGGCTCGCGCAGGTGCGCCCGACGATCCTGTTCGGCGTCCCGCAGGTGTGGGACCGGTTGCGCACCGGCATCGAGAACCGGCTCGCCGAGCAGGACGGGGTGCGCGGCAAGCTCGGCGGCTGGGCGTTGCGCGCGGCGCTGACCGGTGCCGAACCGGACTCCACCGCCGCGGAGAAGCTGCTGGCGCGGCTGGCGCACCGCGCGGTGCTGCACCGCATCCCGGTGGCGCTGGGGCTGGACCGGTGCGCGGTGCGCGCGGTCGGTGCGGCCCCACTGCCGCCGGGCCTGGAGCGGTTCTTCGCCGGGCTCGGCATGGGGCTCACCGGGGTGTACGGCCTGTCCGAGACCTGCGGGGCCGCGGTGATGCACCACGCGGGTTCGCCGCGCAGGCCCGGCACCGTCGGCACCCCGATGCCCGGGGTGGAACTGCGGCTGACCCGCGAAGGGGAGGTGCTGGTGCGCGGCCCGCTGTGCACCTCCGGGTACCGCAACCTGCCCGAGGAGGATCGCGAACTGTTCACCATGGACGGTTTCCTGCGCACCGGTGACCTCGGCTCGCTGGACCCGGACGGGACGTTGCGGATCACCGGGCGGCAGAAGGAGATCATCATCACCGCCGGGGGCAAGAACATCAGCCCGGTGGTGGTGGAGTCGCTGCTGGTGGAGCACCCGCTGATCGAGCAGGCCCTGGTGCACGGCGACGGCAGGCCGTACCTGGTGGCGCTGCTGGCGCCGGACGTCGAGGCGCTGCGCGAGTGGGCCGTGGCGAACGAGCTGCCCGGCAACGCCCCGCGCGCGGAACTGCTGGGGGACCCGAAGCTGCGCGCGGAGATCGACGCCGCGGTCGCGGTGGCGAACACCCGGCTCGCGCGGATCGAGCAGGTCCGCGGCTGGGAGTTCGCGCCGACCGAGTGGACCGAGGACGGCGGCGAGCTCACCCCGACCCGCAAGATCCGCCGCTCGGTGGTGGTCAAGCACAACCAGGAGCAGCTGGACGCCCTCTACCAGGGCTGA
- a CDS encoding arabinosyltransferase domain-containing protein — protein sequence MLNAEKDDTDHAEAESAPSAEPARPRPDRRLRRLKLLATVLGVLGTVLSLSVPFLPVHHEITTLRWPTASGTTSVAAPLTTFAPVWLDADIPCVAARSLDARTDGPANLLSTNPPNSDNGRLTGMSLTVDQGRITLLSKGRQVNTMAIPDGDCTLALHNDAIGFKAGFGEDRWLTNIAGDHRPQVTGIYSDLNARADDVAGLRFEARVDNRFESSPTALKIVVSALAILAFIGAVLCLRRLDARAGRRPPRWVQPGWWKPTARDVAVLGSLGIWWLIGAMSSDDGYTMAIARARESAGYVSNYYRWFANPEAPWGWFYEVYALWVQVSTAIPWVRLPALLMGCASWLLISREVLPRLGQQVRRSNAAGWAAAAVFLAFWLPYNNGLRSEPVIVVFSLLALCAVERAIATSRLMPAALGLVLAALAVGAGPHGIVAVLPFIAGLKPLIKLVWRRAREFGWLPVLAPISASGFVILTWLIWDQTWQSIMDATELKIDLGPSEKWYQELNRYNMLFSQIPDGSLTRRFPVLLVMLCLATCAVVLLRRNRIRGAALGPSRRLLAVAAMSFVALALTQTKHTHHFGIFAAVGGAVAALTALATSTTVLRSRRNRAAFFSGLMVISAFSATGPNAWWYVSGWGVPWYDMPPAVNGRNASTILLFVAAIAAVVALVEHVRGDRSLAPENGVEHRSRALRLGTAPLSLICALLILGELAAFGKAIQEREGGYSMGADNIKQLTPGGSCGLSDYVYVETNPQAGMLKVSQDQPTNPAPAFSPDVPVPSKRLEGEETPEEYLGAKLTGFTRDGTPAAQGGTAADEWRPPYQFGGDNAPVWGSYTPKGTGELRTQWYDVPERAATGEVPIVLAMAGIEGGANSLAVEFGKDTPQGFQITARRYLLQAGGPAWRDHRLVVDGDAQGTTKMRVVAVDQSVSARGWQAVSAPRAPQLTNMTDVVGDSPAYVEWPATLVHPCLQISGLHHGIAEMPRFRVAGGETVRATGQGWSSPDAGGPFGWLNVAASMRELPTYLKNDLYRDWGSLYAVDPYEPGALPAESAMQVHEETHWGDWTPGILPRTVSLPGDVPSSDDRNDIRPLDSGDDDE from the coding sequence GTGCTCAATGCGGAGAAAGACGACACCGATCACGCGGAGGCGGAATCCGCGCCGTCCGCGGAACCGGCTCGGCCGCGCCCCGATCGGCGCCTCCGACGGCTGAAGCTGCTCGCGACGGTGCTCGGCGTGCTCGGCACGGTGCTGTCCCTCTCCGTCCCGTTCCTGCCGGTGCACCACGAGATCACCACGCTGCGCTGGCCCACCGCCAGCGGCACCACCTCGGTCGCCGCTCCGCTGACCACCTTCGCGCCGGTGTGGCTGGACGCCGACATCCCCTGCGTCGCCGCCCGCAGCCTCGACGCGCGCACCGACGGTCCGGCGAACCTGCTGAGCACGAACCCGCCGAACTCCGACAACGGCAGGCTCACCGGGATGAGCCTCACCGTCGATCAGGGGCGGATCACCCTGCTGTCGAAGGGGCGGCAGGTCAACACGATGGCCATCCCGGACGGGGACTGCACGCTCGCGCTGCACAACGACGCCATCGGGTTCAAGGCCGGGTTCGGCGAGGACCGCTGGCTCACCAACATCGCCGGTGACCACCGGCCGCAGGTCACCGGCATCTACTCCGACCTCAACGCCCGCGCCGACGACGTCGCCGGATTGCGCTTCGAAGCCCGCGTGGACAACCGCTTCGAGAGCTCGCCGACCGCGCTGAAGATCGTCGTGAGCGCGCTGGCGATCCTGGCGTTCATCGGCGCCGTGCTCTGCCTGCGGCGGCTGGACGCGCGCGCCGGGCGCCGCCCCCCGCGCTGGGTGCAGCCCGGGTGGTGGAAGCCGACCGCGCGGGACGTGGCGGTGCTCGGCTCGCTCGGCATCTGGTGGCTGATCGGGGCGATGAGCTCCGACGACGGCTACACCATGGCCATCGCGCGGGCGCGCGAATCCGCCGGGTACGTCAGCAACTACTACCGCTGGTTCGCCAACCCCGAAGCGCCGTGGGGCTGGTTCTACGAGGTCTACGCGCTGTGGGTGCAGGTCTCCACCGCGATCCCGTGGGTGCGGCTGCCCGCGCTGCTGATGGGCTGCGCGAGCTGGCTGCTGATCAGCCGCGAGGTGCTGCCGCGGCTCGGCCAGCAGGTGCGGCGCAGCAACGCCGCCGGGTGGGCCGCCGCCGCGGTGTTCCTCGCGTTCTGGCTGCCCTACAACAACGGGCTGCGCTCCGAGCCGGTCATCGTGGTGTTCTCGCTGCTCGCGCTGTGCGCCGTGGAGCGCGCCATCGCGACCAGCAGGCTGATGCCCGCCGCGCTCGGCCTGGTGCTGGCCGCGCTCGCCGTCGGCGCCGGACCGCACGGCATCGTCGCGGTGCTGCCGTTCATCGCCGGGCTCAAACCGCTGATCAAGCTGGTGTGGCGGCGCGCGCGGGAGTTCGGCTGGCTGCCGGTGCTGGCGCCGATCTCCGCGTCCGGCTTCGTGATCCTGACCTGGCTGATCTGGGACCAGACCTGGCAGTCGATCATGGACGCGACCGAGCTGAAGATCGACCTGGGGCCCAGCGAGAAGTGGTACCAGGAGCTCAACCGCTACAACATGCTGTTCAGCCAGATCCCGGACGGTTCGCTCACGCGGCGGTTCCCGGTGCTGCTGGTGATGCTGTGCCTGGCGACCTGCGCGGTCGTGCTGCTGCGGCGCAACCGGATCCGCGGTGCCGCGCTCGGGCCCAGCCGCCGGTTGCTGGCGGTCGCGGCCATGTCGTTCGTGGCGCTCGCGCTCACCCAGACCAAGCACACCCACCACTTCGGGATCTTCGCCGCCGTCGGCGGGGCCGTCGCCGCGCTCACCGCGCTCGCCACCAGCACCACCGTGCTGCGCTCCCGGCGCAACCGGGCCGCGTTCTTCTCCGGGCTGATGGTGATCTCCGCGTTCTCCGCGACCGGGCCGAACGCCTGGTGGTACGTCTCCGGCTGGGGCGTGCCCTGGTACGACATGCCGCCCGCGGTCAACGGGCGCAACGCCAGCACCATCCTGCTGTTCGTCGCCGCCATCGCCGCCGTCGTCGCGCTCGTGGAGCACGTGCGCGGCGACCGCAGCCTCGCCCCGGAGAACGGGGTGGAGCACCGCAGCCGGGCGCTGCGGCTCGGCACGGCGCCGCTGTCGCTGATCTGCGCGCTGCTCATCCTCGGCGAGCTCGCCGCGTTCGGGAAGGCGATCCAGGAGCGCGAAGGCGGCTACAGCATGGGGGCCGACAACATCAAGCAGCTCACCCCCGGCGGCAGCTGCGGGCTCTCCGACTACGTGTACGTGGAGACCAACCCGCAGGCCGGGATGCTCAAGGTCTCCCAGGACCAGCCGACGAACCCGGCGCCCGCGTTCTCCCCGGACGTCCCGGTCCCGTCGAAGCGGCTCGAAGGGGAGGAGACGCCGGAGGAGTACCTCGGGGCGAAGCTCACCGGGTTCACCCGGGACGGCACCCCCGCCGCGCAGGGCGGTACCGCCGCCGACGAGTGGCGGCCGCCGTACCAGTTCGGCGGGGACAACGCCCCCGTCTGGGGCAGCTACACGCCGAAGGGCACCGGCGAGCTGCGCACCCAGTGGTACGACGTGCCGGAGCGCGCGGCGACCGGCGAGGTGCCGATCGTGCTCGCCATGGCCGGGATCGAAGGCGGCGCGAACTCGCTGGCCGTCGAGTTCGGCAAGGACACCCCGCAGGGCTTCCAGATCACCGCCCGGCGCTACCTGCTGCAGGCAGGCGGCCCGGCCTGGCGGGACCACCGGCTCGTCGTGGACGGCGACGCCCAGGGCACCACGAAGATGCGCGTCGTCGCCGTCGACCAGTCGGTGTCCGCGCGCGGCTGGCAGGCGGTCAGCGCCCCGCGCGCCCCGCAGCTGACGAACATGACCGACGTGGTCGGCGACAGCCCCGCCTACGTGGAGTGGCCCGCGACCTTGGTGCACCCGTGCCTGCAGATCTCCGGGCTGCACCACGGCATCGCCGAGATGCCGCGGTTCCGGGTCGCGGGCGGCGAGACCGTGCGGGCCACCGGCCAGGGCTGGTCCTCGCCGGACGCGGGCGGGCCGTTCGGCTGGCTCAACGTGGCCGCCAGCATGCGGGAACTGCCGACGTACCTGAAGAACGACCTCTACCGGGACTGGGGTTCGCTGTACGCGGTGGACCCGTACGAGCCGGGCGCGCTGCCCGCGGAATCCGCGATGCAGGTGCACGAGGAGACGCACTGGGGCGACTGGACCCCGGGCATCCTGCCGCGCACCGTGTCGCTGCCCGGGGACGTGCCGAGCTCGGACGACCGCAACGACATCCGGCCGCTCGACTCGGGTGACGACGACGAGTAG
- a CDS encoding glycoside hydrolase family 25 protein, giving the protein MSSVPTIHGEFRAPPAVDLREVRPAVLYGIDISHHQGAFDLGRTRAEGFEFAFLKATEGSSFVDSRFGANLANARAAGLLTAAYHYQRADSSAASQAGHIINTVPADVPVILDVEDGGGGADLTRDIIGRLLAAGYRSPLLYLPRWYWEQIGSPSLAGLPPLWYSRYASNEGGYASEIYERYRDFYDAQWGGYGGLGVAVLQFTSSATVAGHRPVDANAFRGTREELAGLLSSANPEDDLTPEQAQKLNEIHHELFGPRGPQGQIVGWGTEAGNHTAIGLLVHMFNALLGPRPSRVPGAEHIQVPAVDAIRDTNGVVYQLPAMINAGATGDPQAVAEALRPVVSEVAGPAIRESVTEVFGADDPARTEALVLAISTRLAARQAAPQQIPAQGSPPQAPAQQPPAQ; this is encoded by the coding sequence GTGAGTAGCGTCCCGACCATCCACGGCGAGTTCCGCGCACCACCCGCCGTCGACCTACGCGAGGTGAGGCCGGCCGTGCTCTACGGCATCGACATCTCCCACCACCAGGGCGCGTTCGACCTGGGCCGCACGCGGGCCGAAGGGTTCGAGTTCGCCTTCCTGAAAGCGACCGAGGGGAGTTCCTTCGTCGACAGCAGGTTCGGCGCCAACCTCGCCAACGCGCGGGCCGCCGGGCTGCTCACCGCCGCCTACCACTACCAGCGCGCCGATTCGAGCGCCGCCTCCCAGGCCGGGCACATCATCAACACGGTGCCCGCCGACGTCCCGGTGATCCTGGACGTGGAGGACGGCGGGGGCGGCGCCGACCTGACGCGCGACATCATCGGCCGGTTGCTCGCCGCCGGGTACCGGTCGCCGCTGCTCTACCTGCCGCGCTGGTACTGGGAGCAGATCGGGTCGCCGTCGCTGGCCGGGCTACCACCGCTGTGGTACTCGCGCTACGCCAGCAACGAGGGCGGCTACGCCAGCGAGATCTACGAGCGGTACCGGGACTTCTACGACGCGCAGTGGGGCGGCTACGGCGGTCTCGGCGTCGCGGTACTGCAGTTCACCAGTTCCGCCACCGTCGCCGGGCACCGGCCCGTCGACGCGAACGCGTTCCGCGGCACCCGCGAAGAGCTCGCGGGGCTGCTCAGCTCAGCTAACCCGGAGGACGACTTGACTCCTGAACAGGCGCAGAAGCTCAACGAGATCCACCACGAGCTGTTCGGCCCGCGCGGACCGCAGGGCCAGATCGTGGGGTGGGGAACCGAGGCGGGCAACCACACCGCCATCGGGCTGCTGGTGCACATGTTCAACGCGCTGCTGGGCCCGCGGCCGTCGCGGGTCCCCGGCGCCGAGCACATCCAGGTGCCCGCGGTGGACGCGATCCGGGACACCAACGGGGTGGTGTACCAGCTCCCGGCGATGATCAACGCCGGTGCCACGGGCGATCCGCAGGCGGTGGCGGAGGCGTTGCGCCCGGTGGTCTCGGAGGTCGCGGGCCCGGCGATCCGCGAGTCGGTGACCGAGGTGTTCGGGGCGGACGACCCGGCGCGCACCGAGGCGCTGGTGCTGGCGATCTCCACCCGGCTCGCCGCCCGGCAGGCCGCGCCGCAGCAGATCCCGGCGCAGGGCAGCCCGCCGCAGGCCCCGGCCCAGCAGCCTCCGGCGCAGTGA